The following DNA comes from Ignavibacteriales bacterium.
TCATATAATTTTATTGATTCTTCCAAACCGACTTCACCGCTCTCGAGAGCTTCCGATATTTCCTGAAGCCGGTTAAGTGATTCTTCAAAATTGTTCTCTTTTTTCTTGCTCATTTTAAATTCACTTCTCCATCAAAGAATTTTATTTCGAAAGATTTTTCAAGTAGTAGATTTTTTTTACGCGTTACAAAATTTTTGTCCTGCTTTACAATCGCAAATCCTTTTTTTAGAATATTTTCAATGTTGTGGGATTCAATTTTACTACCCAACAGTTGTAAACGATTTTTTACAACTGTGAGTTTACTTTCATAATTATTTTGGAATCTGTAAATAAGATTATCCAATTGCTGCCACTTATTGCTTATTAAATCTTGCGGAAGACGGAAACCATAAGAAGAAACTGATTGATTAATTTCTCCTCTGTAATTAGAAATTATTTCCAGCATTTTCTCCGGGAAATAATAGGAAAACTCGTTAATAAAGGCAAAAAGTTCGTCCTTGTCCGGCGTTGCAAGTTCCATTGCAGCAGACGGTGTGGCAGCCCGTAAATCCGCAACAAAATCTGAAATAGTAAAATCAATTTCATGTCCCACCGCACTTATAACCGGAATCCGCGAATCAAAAATAGCACGGGCAACAATTTCTTCATTGAAAGCCCACAAATCTTCGAGCGATCCGCCACCGCGACCAACAATGATAAGATCAATATCTTTCTGCTGATTTAATAATTTTATATTCTTTGCAATATCAGCAGCAGCTCCATCACCTTGAACTTTGCTTGGTACAATAATTAATTCCACAAGCGGGTACCTGCGTGCCGCAATACTTTTCATATCTTGAAATGCCGCACCATCAATAGCAGTTACAATCCCAATCTTCTTAGGAAACTTTGGAATCACTTTCTTGAACTGGGCATCGAACAATCCTTCCTCAGAGAGTTTCTGTTTTAATTTTTCGAACGCTGCTTGGAGTTCACCGACTCCAGCCGGTTTCATGGAACGGACATCGATCTGATAATTCCCGCGCGGCGGATATACAGTAATCTTTCCGCCGAGAATAACTTTCATTCCATCTTGCGGCGTAAAAAAAACAGAATTGTTTACACCACGCCACATTGTACAGCTTATCTGCGCACTCGAGTCTTTGAGTGTGAAATACCAATGTCCGGAAACATGCGCTTTAAAGTTTGAAATTTCTCCAATTACACTTATGTCGGAAAAATTTTCTTCTAGCGTTTGTTTTATAAGTCCCGTTATTTCACTTACAGATAAAACAACTTCTTTCATTTCGGCTCTTTTCTAAAAATCAAACAATACTGATGATGTCTATTGCCAACCCAAGCGCTGTTAACACCGAGTGCAATTAATTTTTTATCGTCTTGAAGCCAAACTTTTTCGTCTTTTAGTACCCAGCTTTTATCATTACGCTTAGTTAATGAAATTGCTGTATCATATGCTAATGGGAATAATTTTCCATTGTAATATACATTGTTTGTAACAACAGTTAAGTATCCGCCCGGTTTTGTAACATCATACACCTGATCGAAGACTTGCGCCTGCAGTTCAAGAAATTCTTCATACGAATTAATATTACCGAGATCATTAACAGTATCTGAATACTTTGTATCAAATCCCTTCAGTTTTCTCTCTTTTTGTCGAATCGAATTCCGTTCTAACTGATTCCAATAAGGAGGAGACGTGAATGTGTAATCGAATTCTTTTCTTCCAAGATTATTTTTCTTCATCAAATTTATTAGATCAAGCGAACTGCCAAGAATAGGATGAGCTAGTTTCTCCAATTTTCTTTTTTTTATTCTCTTTACTGATGAAGCAAAATATTTCTTATTCAATTCTATACCGACTGCATTTCTACCTATTTGTGCAGCAGCAATTAATGTGCTGCTTGTTCCGCTGAATGGATCGAGCACCCACCCATTTTTCTTTGTAAAGAAAAGAACAAACTCTTCAACTAGAGTTTCCGGAAACTTTGCCGGATGAAGTAATTCATCTTCTTTTCTTCTTGGAGGGCGTAATACAAACCAGCTCTTGGTAAACTTAAGCCATTCTTTTCCTGTGAGATCATTAATCTTATTGTTTTTATTAAGTCTACCCCGTTTACCGAGATCAATAAATTTTTCTTCTGATTTTTTCAAAGTGAATTATAAATTGAGTGTAAAGAAATTAGAATACAATCCAGCGGAAATTTCGTGGAAATCTCGGCCACCTTCTATTAACTGAAAATTGTATCTATAACGAGTATAAAATGTGAACACATTTTGAATCTGAAAAAGTCCAAATGAAATTTCAGCACCCACTCCGCTATATCCTTTGAAATCCGTGAACGCACTAAGCCCGGGCGATACATACTTAATCAATGGTATTTGGATGATTTGTTTGTAGCCAAATCTAAGAAAATTCTTTCGCTCTGCTTTAGGTAAATGCGAGTATTCTAAACTGAGATAACCCGATGGATAATTATATCCTATTGAATAGAAATTTATTAATGGAATTTCTTTGCTCAATGACCAATAATTTCCATCCTTAGCATTAACATAAGTAGGCGAAGGAATTGCAAAGACAATTCCACCTAGACAAATACTAAAAAGTCCAGGGTTTTGCTCTCTTGTGATTACTAATCCTTCTGGTAATCTTACAATTAACTGATCCGAACTTGTTTCTTTCCCGTTCCGGTCAAAGACATTTATTTGATAATTAATTTCTCTTGAACCAATTTTCAGTTTGCCGAGTTCCAGTTCTATTTTATGATTTTCGGATAAGGTCTTAGAAACATCCATTGTATTTGTATGATTTATTGTCAGCTTGGATGTACAACTATCACTCGTAAAGAAAGACAACACAAATTTGTTAGGAGTCTCCGGAGTTATGTACGAATCAATCACAATTATTTCGATTGAATTGGATGCAGTCGAATCAGTCTGGGAAAATATTCTGACCGTGCAAATGAGAAAAATGAAAATAGTTTTTATGAATCGCATTGTGATATATATTTTTTTAGGCGGATAAAATTAAACTTTTTTGTTAAAAGATTTCTGTTTTTCTTTACCAACCAAATAACAAAAATGATTTCAATGCTTCTCCCCATTTAAGTATATTTGCAATTAAATGATCACATAATATTAATTCAATCAATAGGACTATATTGAAAATACTTATCTCAAATGACGACGGAATTGATTCACACGGTATAGCAGCCCTTGCAAAAGAACTTAAAAAAATTGGTGATGTAATTGTAATTGCACCACGAACCGAGCAAAGCGCAGTTGGTCACGCAATAACTATGAAATTCCCACTTAGAATTACAGAGTATTCCAAAAACGGCGACTTCTTTGGTTATGCTATTGACGGCACACCTGCTGATTGCATTAAGATTGGCATCAGAAATATTATGAAGACGCCGCCGGACATTGTTATTTCTGGAATCAATTGCGGTTCAAACACTGCAATCAATATAATTTATTCCGGTACGGTCTCCGCAGCTCGTGAAGCAGCGATCATGGATATTCCTGCCATTGCCGTTTCGGTTACAAGTCATGATCCCCAACATTATGAATATGCTGCCAAGTTTACCGCAGATCTAACAAATCTTGTTGTTAAACATAAATTAAAAACCGGTACACTATTAAATGTGAACGTTCCGGATTTGCCCGAAGAAGAGATTGCGGGAGTCCTTCTAACAAAGCAGGGTAAATCGAAATGGGACGATATCTACGAAGAAAGAAAGGACCCTTACGGAAAAGGATATTACTGGCTTACCGGAAATTTGATTCAAGCCGATAGTTCATTGGAGACCGATCAATTTGCCGTGAAACAAAATTATGTTTCCGTTACTCCGATCCATTTCGATTTAACCGATTACGAAACTTACGATACAATGAAAGAATGGCACCTTGAGAAAATGTCCAAACATAAATTTTGAACTGTAAATGAATTGGTTCAATAGTTTCAGCATTCTAACCTCCGGCAGCATATTGTGGATTTTACTTTTCTTCATTCTGCTTGCCGCTTTTTCGCTTTTTATTTACAAGTATACAATTCCAAAAGTTACATTTCGTCTAAGAACATTTCTGATCATTCTTCGCTCTTTAATTTTTGGTTTGATTCTGTTTCTAATCTTCGAACCTGCTCTCTCATTTATTCAGAGAGAAAGGATTGAATCAATGACTTACGTTTATATCGATAACTCAAATTCTATTGCGGCAAAAGACAGTTTGAATAAGTTAAACCAGACAGTTTCCTTTATAGATGAATTGAAAGTTTCCGGTGAAATAAATGCAAGGTTTTTTACTTTTGGTAAAAAGATTGATTCCATCGATGCCGGTC
Coding sequences within:
- the surE gene encoding 5'/3'-nucleotidase SurE → MKILISNDDGIDSHGIAALAKELKKIGDVIVIAPRTEQSAVGHAITMKFPLRITEYSKNGDFFGYAIDGTPADCIKIGIRNIMKTPPDIVISGINCGSNTAINIIYSGTVSAAREAAIMDIPAIAVSVTSHDPQHYEYAAKFTADLTNLVVKHKLKTGTLLNVNVPDLPEEEIAGVLLTKQGKSKWDDIYEERKDPYGKGYYWLTGNLIQADSSLETDQFAVKQNYVSVTPIHFDLTDYETYDTMKEWHLEKMSKHKF
- a CDS encoding DNA methyltransferase; this translates as MKKSEEKFIDLGKRGRLNKNNKINDLTGKEWLKFTKSWFVLRPPRRKEDELLHPAKFPETLVEEFVLFFTKKNGWVLDPFSGTSSTLIAAAQIGRNAVGIELNKKYFASSVKRIKKRKLEKLAHPILGSSLDLINLMKKNNLGRKEFDYTFTSPPYWNQLERNSIRQKERKLKGFDTKYSDTVNDLGNINSYEEFLELQAQVFDQVYDVTKPGGYLTVVTNNVYYNGKLFPLAYDTAISLTKRNDKSWVLKDEKVWLQDDKKLIALGVNSAWVGNRHHQYCLIFRKEPK
- the xseB gene encoding exodeoxyribonuclease VII small subunit; amino-acid sequence: MSKKKENNFEESLNRLQEISEALESGEVGLEESIKLYEEGIGLAKLCYSTLKDAELKVTELKKQLEENIKQS
- the xseA gene encoding exodeoxyribonuclease VII large subunit; amino-acid sequence: MKEVVLSVSEITGLIKQTLEENFSDISVIGEISNFKAHVSGHWYFTLKDSSAQISCTMWRGVNNSVFFTPQDGMKVILGGKITVYPPRGNYQIDVRSMKPAGVGELQAAFEKLKQKLSEEGLFDAQFKKVIPKFPKKIGIVTAIDGAAFQDMKSIAARRYPLVELIIVPSKVQGDGAAADIAKNIKLLNQQKDIDLIIVGRGGGSLEDLWAFNEEIVARAIFDSRIPVISAVGHEIDFTISDFVADLRAATPSAAMELATPDKDELFAFINEFSYYFPEKMLEIISNYRGEINQSVSSYGFRLPQDLISNKWQQLDNLIYRFQNNYESKLTVVKNRLQLLGSKIESHNIENILKKGFAIVKQDKNFVTRKKNLLLEKSFEIKFFDGEVNLK